One Brassica oleracea var. oleracea cultivar TO1000 chromosome C7, BOL, whole genome shotgun sequence genomic window carries:
- the LOC106305924 gene encoding LOW QUALITY PROTEIN: growth-regulating factor 6 (The sequence of the model RefSeq protein was modified relative to this genomic sequence to represent the inferred CDS: inserted 2 bases in 1 codon; deleted 1 base in 1 codon), translating to MTTRIPFTESQWEELENQALVFKYLAANIPVPPYLLFLIRRPFLFSSSSYSSSSNFFSPHFGWNVYEMGRDERKIDAEPGRCRRTDGKKWRCSKDASPDSKYCERHXHRGKNRSSRKPLPPPPQFSVPSTPSIFLDFSLASSRAKSKRTGYMNDFFSIEPSGSIKSCSGLAMEEDGGSSKYESLKQREKQPDRSCFILGTELGTLERPLMLEAKQKQRDDKDYEEEEQRSKIFYKFLDEWPSSKSSGSTSLFI from the exons ATGACGACTAGGATCCCTTTCACTGAGTCACAATGGGAAGAGCTTGAAAATCAAGCTCTTGTCTTCAAGTATTTAGCGGCAAACATTCCAGTTCCACCTTATCTCCTATTCCTCATCAGAAGACCCTTTCTCTTCTCTTCTTCTTCTTACTCCTCATCTTCCAACTTCTTTTCTCCACACT TTGGGTGGAATGTGTACGAGATGGGCCGGGAT GAAAGAAAGATAGACGCAGAGCCAGGAAGGTGCCGAAGAACTGATGGAAAGAAATGGAGATGCTCTAAAGACGCTTCTCCAGATTCTAAGTACTGTGAAAGACA GCATAGAGGCAAGAACCGTTCATCAAGAAAGCCTCTGCCTCCTCCTCCTCAATTTTCTGTTCCCTCTACACCAAGTATCTTTCTAGACTTTTCTCTCGCTTCCTCCAG GGCAAAAAGTAAAAGAACTGGATACATGAATGATTTCTTCTCCATAGAGCCTTCCGGGTCAATCAAAAGCTGCTCTGGCTTAGCAATGGAAGAGGACGGTGGCTCTTCTAAGTATGAGTCTCTGAAACAAAGGGAGAAGCAGCCTGATCGAAGTTGCTTTATCCTTGGCACTGAGTTAGGGACGCTTGAGAGGCCATTAATGCTTGAGGCGAAGCAAAAACAAAGAGATGATAAAGATTATGAAGAAGAAGAGCAACGGAGTAAGATATTTTATAAGTTTCTTGATGAATGGCCTTCTTCTAAGTCTTCTGGAAGCACCTCACTCTTCATTTGA